Part of the Pseudomonas sp. ADAK13 genome is shown below.
GCAGGCGCTGTTGCCGGTCGACATTGAAGTGGTCAGCGTGCAATACCCCGGCCGCGAAGAGCGTCTGGCCGAGACCTGGCCCGGCAGCCTGGAATGGATGGCAGGCACCATTACCCGGGCGCTCTGGGACCTGTCCGACCGGCCGTTGGTGCTGTTCGGCCACAGCATGGGCGCTGCCTTGGCCTATGAGGTGACGCGGCGCCTGCACCGTCAGGGCAAGGCCCTGCAACGGCTGATTGTTTCCGCCCATCCGGCGCCTCACCGACAACGCCACAGCCAATTGCACCAGGGGCCGGATGCCGGGTTGCTGGCGGATGTGCGACGCCTGTCGGGGGGTGCGCCTTCGCCATTGGATGACCCCGAGATGCAGGCACTTTATCTGCCCGCGCTGCGCAATGATTACCGCCTGATCGAAACCTATCGCGGCGATATCGGCGAGCTGCTGGACGTCCCAGTGAGCGTGTGCCTGGGCACCACCGACCGCGAAGTGGATCAGGAAGAAGCCCACGCCTGGTCGGAGGTCACGCGCCAGGTCACCGACTTTCGAACCTTCGACGGCGGGCATTTTTACCTGCGCGACAGCCAGGCCGACCTGATCGAGCACCTGGAGTTGTTGCTGGGCAGTCCCGCCGAACCGGCCTGGCAGTGCTGGCCGTCGACCCCATGAGCAGAGAATCCTATGAAAACACCTGAGCAGTGCACCGGGCTGGAAGACGTCCGCCTGGGTATCGACACCTTGGACGAGCACATCATCCGCGCCCTCGGTCAGCGATTGGCCTACGTGAAGGCCGCGGCGCAATTCAAACCGACCGAAGCCAGCATCGCCGCCCCCGAACGGGTCGCCGCCATGCTGCCCCATCGCCGTCGCTGGGCGGAGCGCGAAGGGCTGGACCCGATGTTTGTGGTGCCGCTGTTCGCGCAGATCATCCAGTGGAATATCGACCAGCAAGTGCGCCATTGGCGCCAGCAGCATCAAGGAGCCGAGCATGAGTGAGCGTCTGCCGGGATTGCT
Proteins encoded:
- a CDS encoding thioesterase II family protein, with protein sequence MKKVASPWLRRYPQPHTPRCRLVCLPHAGGSAGFFSGWQALLPVDIEVVSVQYPGREERLAETWPGSLEWMAGTITRALWDLSDRPLVLFGHSMGAALAYEVTRRLHRQGKALQRLIVSAHPAPHRQRHSQLHQGPDAGLLADVRRLSGGAPSPLDDPEMQALYLPALRNDYRLIETYRGDIGELLDVPVSVCLGTTDREVDQEEAHAWSEVTRQVTDFRTFDGGHFYLRDSQADLIEHLELLLGSPAEPAWQCWPSTP
- a CDS encoding isochorismate lyase, which encodes MKTPEQCTGLEDVRLGIDTLDEHIIRALGQRLAYVKAAAQFKPTEASIAAPERVAAMLPHRRRWAEREGLDPMFVVPLFAQIIQWNIDQQVRHWRQQHQGAEHE